DNA sequence from the Virgibacillus proomii genome:
TCTATCTATATATTTGAACGAACTCATTATTTATCATATGTAGATGACATTTACCAAAAAATACTGAAACCAAAAACACAAAATGGGAGGAAAAGAAGCATATGGACGTTGTAATATTATCGCGGCTTCAATTCGCATCTACAACTATTTTTCACTTTATTTTTGTTCCTTTATCTATTGGTTTAGCTTTTATCATTGCGATTATGGAGACTTTATATGTAGTAAAAGGGAAAGAACAATACAGAAAAATGGCGAAGTTCTGGGGACATTTTTTCTTAATTAACTTTGCCGTTGGTGTTGTAACCGGGATATTGCAAGAATTCCAATTTGGTATGAACTGGTCAAATTATTCCAGATTTGTTGGTGACGTATTTGGAGCACCACTTGCAGTAGAAGCTTTACTAGCCTTTTTTATGGAATCAACCTTTATTGGGCTTTGGATTTTTGGCTGGAATCGCTTATCTAAAAAAGTTCATCTTTTATGTATATGGCTTGTTTCGATCGGAACGATTATTTCCGCATTTTGGATATTAGTAGCAAACTCATTTATGCAATATCCGGTCGGCTTTGAAATAAATGGCGGCCGTGCTGAAATGAATGATTTTTTTGAGTTGATAACAAGCGGTCAAGTTTGGGTAGAATTTCCACATACTGTTTTCGGTTCATTTGCAACTGGAGCATTTTTAATTACTGGAATTAGTGCATGGAAACTTTTGAAAAAACAGGATACTGCATTTTTTAAAAAGTCGTTTCATATTGCTTTAGTCATTGCCATTATTTCCGGACTTGGTGTTGCCTTTACCGGACATGCGCAATCACAGTTTCTTGTTAAAACACAGCCAATGAAAATGGCTGCTGCTGAAGGTCTTTGGGAAGACAGCGGGGATCCGGCAGCATGGACGTTATTCGCTAATATTGATACGGATAATAAGGAAAATTCATTTGAAGTTAATATTCCATATATCCTAAGTTATCTATCCTATAGCGAATTTAGCGGAAGTGTGGAAGGAATGAAATCCATTCAAGCTAAATACGAAGAATTATATGGAGAAGGTAATTATATTCCTCCTGTAAAAACAACATTTTGGAGCTTCCGAATTATGGTATTTACCGGCGGTATTATGATCTTATTAGGTCTATACGGTGCCATCCTTGCTAAACGGAAAAAGTTAGAACAAAGCAGCAAGTATTTAAAAGTTATGATGGCAGCCATTTCCCTACCTTTTATTGGTAGCACCGCCGGCTGGATAATGACAGAAATTGGACGTCAGCCTTGGGTTGTATTTGGATTTATGCAAACACAAGATGCTGTTTCACCGAATGTCACTGCAGGACAAGTACTATTTTCCTTAATAGCCTTTAGTACGATCTATTTAATCCTCGCGATTGTGATGGCTTACTTATTTATTAGGGTAGCTAAGAAAGGACCTGTTGAAAAACAAAAAGATGTTAAATTAACCACAGATCCTTTTGGAGAGAAAGGGTATGGTTCATATGTTAAATGAGGTATGGTTTATCTTAATTGCAGTATTATTTGTCGGATTTTTATTCCTAGAAGGATTTGATTTTGGTGTTGGTATGGCAATGCGATTTGTCGCTAAAACTCCTGGTGAACGACGAGTATTAATTAACACCATTGGACCGGTCTGGGACGGTAATGAGGTCTGGTTAATCACTGCAGGCGGAGCGATGTTTGCTGCCTTTCCAAATTGGTATGCAACACTATTTAGCGGCTTATACTTACCCTTAGTAATCATGCTATTACTATTGATAGGGCGTGGTGTCGCCTTTGAATTCAGAAGTAAGCTGAAAAACCAGAAATGGAGAAACACATGGGATTGGACAATCTTTATAAGCAGTTTATTAAACCCGTTTTTATGGGGAGTTGTTTTTGCAGCATTTCTCATGGGATTGCCAATTGATAGTGAAATGAATATTTATGCTTCTATTTCTCATTATATTACGCCTTATACATTAATAGGCGGAGTTGCTATTACCCTACTTTGTTTTTTACATGGATTATATTTTATCACGCTTAAAACTACTGGTGATTTACAATCAAGAGCTCGCGAACTGGCAAAGAAAATTGTTGTTGCTGTTGGTATCAGCTTAATTGTTTTTGTAATAGCTTCTTATTTTCATACAGATATCTTTACCGTTAGAGGAACTATTTTAGTACCTATTTATGCACTTGTCGTTGTTGCCGTTGTGTTAGCTGGCATGTTTACAAGAAAACAGCGTGACGGCTGGGCCTTTACAATGACTGGAATTACAATTGCCTTAACCGTTATATCCGTATTTGTCGGTCTATTTCCAAGAGTTATGGTAAGTAGCATCGATTCTGCGTTCAACCTTACTATTTATAATGCTGCCTCTGGACCATATTCGTTAAAAGTAATGACAATTGTTGCAGTTACCTTAATACCTTTTGTACTAGGCTATCAAATTTGGAGTTACTATGTATTCCGTAAACGCATTAGTGAAGAGGAGCATTTAGAGTATTAATGAATAAAATGATGAGAAATAATTTGTTAGCATATAAAGGGATTAAGCTGACATTGGGAATTGTCATTATACTCACCCTGCTGGAGGCAACAGCTATTATCTTTCAAGCAAAATGGTTAGGAGAATGGCTGTACCGATTATTTAATGGTCAATTAGTTTCTCAAACATGGGAGATCGGTATTCTATTTCTTGTTGCTTTTCTTACTAGATATTTAGTGGTAATGATCAAGGAAAAAGTCACCTATCAATTTGCAGAAAAAACACGTGTAGCCAAAAGAAAGCAATTAATGGCCAAGCTATTTGAGCTTGGCCCAAGCTACACCAATAAAGAAGGTACTGCGAAATTAGTTAACTTGGCAATGGAAGGTGGAACCCAATTACGCACTTATTTAGAATTAATCATCCCTAAAATGGTAGCTGCTTGTCTTATTCCGCCAATGATACTTATTTTCGTTTTTTTTCAAGATAAAATATCAAGCGTTATTTTATTTTTAACAGTACCTATCACCATCGCTTTTATGATTTTATTAGGATTAGCTGCAAATAAGAAAATGGAAAGACAATGGCAATCCTATCATCTGCTATCGAATCATTTTGTTGATTCCCTGCGCGGCTTGGAAACATTAAAATACCTTGGTAGAAGTAAAGAGCACGGTTATACCATTGATAAGGTAAGTAATGAATACCGAAAAACAACACTTGGAACATTACGGATTGCGTTTTTATCTTCATTCGCTCTTGATTTTTTCACTATGCTCTCCGTAGCATCCGTTGCCGTTGGCTTAGGTTTACGGTTAATTGATGGAAATATTTTACTAGATGTCGCTTTAATCGTATTAATTCTAGCACCAGAGTTCTTTCTGCCAATTAAAGAAGTCGGAGCTGACTATCATGCTACATTAAATGGGCAAGAAGCCGCTAAGGCAATGGAAGCCATTTTAGCTGAACCGTCTCCTGTAAAGATTCCAGTAGCGAAAGGCTCCATCACATGGTCATCTGATAGTACATTAAAACTATCGTCGGTTAATTATTGTCATGATAAGGACTCTTTTAATGCCTTGACAAATGTTTCTTTTCAGGTTAAAGGGTTTGAAAAAATCGGTATTGTTGGTGCCAGTGGGGCAGGAAAATCTACACTCATTGATATTTTAGGAGGATTTTTAACTCCAGATCAAGGAACGTTTCGAATTCATAATCAAATTCTAAATTCATTAAACGTCGATGCTTGGCAAAATCAAATTACGTATATTCCTCAGCGCCCATATATTTTTAATCGTTCAATTGCAGATAATATCCGCTTTTATCAGCCAGAGGCTTCAGATGAAGAGGTAAAAACTGCAGCAAAGGCTGCTGGTTTAGAAGAATTATTACATTTATTTCCACTTGGACTTAACCAGGAAATAGGTAATGGGGGCCGTTCTATAAGTGGCGGACAAGAGCAAAGAGTGGCATTAGCCCGAGCCTTTTTAGGAAACCGTCCTATTCTTTTGCTTGATGAACCTACAGCACACTTAGATATTGAAACCGAGTATGAATTAAAAAAGACGATGTCGAAATTATTTACCGGTAAATTGGTCTTTTTTGCAACGCATCGTTTACATTGGATGGAGCAGATGGATCAGATCATCGTTTTAAAAGATGGTGTCATTGTGGAAGCCGGTACACCACAGCAACTGATGGTGCATAAAGGCGAATACTATGCACTCGTTCGGTCACAATTGGAGGGAGTACAATGAAGACGTGGTTGATCCCTTATGTCAAATTACATTACAAAGGATTATTAATCAGTATATTATTAGGACTATTAGCTCTAGCCTCGGGAGCAGCCTTGATGTTTACATCTGGGTATCTTATTTCAAAGTCTGCTTTAAGACCGGAAAATATTCTTATGGTTTATATTCCAGTTGTGGCAGTCCGAACATTTGGTATCGCTCGAGCCGTATTACACTATCTTTCCCGGCTAACGAGTCACGATACGATTCTTCGTGTATTATCCAGTATGCGAAGTCGTCTCTATCGATTACTTGAGCCACAAGCTGCGTTTATTCAATCTCGATTTCAAACAGGAAAAATACTTGGTGTGTTGTCTGACGATATCGATCATTTACAAGATGTATTTTTAAGAACCATCCTGCCAAGTGTTACAGCTTTAGGAATGTATGGCGTTGCTATTCTTTGTTTAGGTTGGTTTGACTGGGTATTTGCGGCCATGATGGCAGTATATCTCTTTTTTATCGTCATTTTCATTCCAATTATATCCCTGTGGTTTAGCCGAAAGAAGACGAAAAAAATAAAAAATGGTCGGCATGCTCAATATCAAATGCTAACAGACGGCTTACTAGGTATTAAAGATTGGATGATTGCCGGCAAACCAACAGATTTTATGAAGGATGATAATAATAAAGACCAAATGGTAGCGAATATGGAACAATCAATCAGAAATCAACGTAGCTACCGAGATTTTATTAACCAACTGATCATTGGAGCAATGGTTATTTCCATGGTTTCCTGGTCTAGTTCCATGGTACATGAAGGAGGAATGCATGTTACGCTAATCGCTGCTTTTGTACTTGTTACGTTATCTGTTTCCGAAGCTTTTTTGCCAGTAGCAGGTGCCGTGGAACAAATACCAGAATACCATGAATCCATTGCCAGATTAGATAGTATTAATGAAGATGAGAAAACGGACAAAGAAGGTTTGAATCATCTATTTATTCCATCAACCGCAGAGATTAAACTAAGCAATGTTTTCTTTAAATATCCAGGCGTTGATGACTGGGTTTTAGAACAAATCTCCATGGATATACCACAAGGAAGAAGAATAGCCTTGTTAGGAAAGAGCGGCGCTGGTAAATCGAGCATAGCTCAATTAATTTGTGGTTCTTATTCCCCAACGAAAGGAACGGTTACGATTAATGGAAGTGACGCCACTCTATTTGGAGATTCCTTATTTGAATTTGTTTCGATTTTAAATCAACGTCCTCATCTATTTAACACAACGATTGCCAATAATCTTCGTTTAGGGAATCAACAAGCAACCGATCAGGAAATTATTGAAGTTGCAAAAAAAGTCCAGTTACATGACTATATTATGAGTTTACCTAACGGCTACAATACACAAATGGAGGAATCGGGACAAATTTTCAGCGGTGGACAACAACAACGAATTGCTTTAGCAAGAATTTTGTTAAAAGGTTCCCCAGTAATTATTCTGGACGAACCGACTGTAGGTTTAGATCCTAAAACAGAATCGGATCTATTAAAAACAATTTTCTCCACACTTGAAGACAAAACATTAATCTGGATCACACATCATCTAGCAGGAATAAAGCATATGGATGAAGTGATCTTTTTAGAAAATGGAAAAATTGAGCTACAAGGTTCGCATCAAGAGTTATTAAACACGTCACAACGATATCGGGATTTATATTATTTAGATGTGCCGCCATCGATACGGAAAATGGTGCATATGTAGTAAAAACCTTCAGTCAAGTGAAGTGACTGAGGGTTTTTATTTGCACTATAAGAAAGTATAAAACTTTAGGCTTTATCCCGCATGTAAGGTCCCGTAAGTTTCCTACTTCAAGTCCTGAGTTCGTACAAAGGGTCTAAGGAGAAAACGGACCTAAATGCCCGATTGGTTCAAGGGCCTTTAGGTCATACCCTTGTGGTACTAACATTCCGTGTAAAAAGCATTCTACGGAATGAAGTTTCACTTTATCGTATAAGAAAAACGATTGCTTTCGCCATAAAGACTTGGCGACAAGCCAAGTTTTTCTAATGATGAACAGCAAGCCGCGTTAAATCTAAGTCTCATATCAGAAAAGTAATCCAAAAATTAGACAGTTTGTTATTCCATAACAAACTTTTTAATTCTTTACCTTTCTGGATTAGAAATCTTAATATAACTAATTTGACTTTGATTCATAAATCGTATTGGAGCAACACTTGTACCAAGACCGCTATCTATATAAAGATATTGACTATTATCAATTTTGTAAGTTCCTTTTTCAAATTTAGGAAAAAAGCCTTGATCCGGAGCTACTAATGCGCCAATAAACGGGAGTCTAACTTGGCCGCCATGTGTATGACCACTTAAAATCAAGTCTGCCGAAACCTCGCTATCATTTTCTATTATGTCGGGTGTATGGGAAAGCAGTACCGTATATCGCTTATCATTTATCCCATTAAATGCTTCATTCACATTTTCATGATTTGTTGAAGCATCATCAATTCCAACAAGATTAAGTGTAACCCCATCCACTGTCAGTTGGCTGTTCTTGTTATTTAAAACCGTTACCTTTCGTTCTTTAAGACCTGCTAAAAGTTCTTCCCTCTTTGGGTTATCCCATTCATGGTTACCTGTGACAAAAAAGACATGCTTATGCATCGAGGTAATTTTATCGATAAGAGAAAACATATGCTTCAAATTATCTGTACTTCTATCTACCAAGTCACCTGTAATTACGATGATGTCCGCATTTAATTTTTCAATCGTTTTCATTAGCTTTTCATTGTTATCCCCAAATACTTTATTATGTACATCACTGATCTGTAAAATGCTGATTGCCGAACCCTCCGGTATCTTTCCGCTATGAAACTGGACTTTATTTACTTTAAACATATTTGTATCCATAAATGTTTTAATACATAGAGAAAGGATGAATAGGATAGCAAAAGTAATCATCAACTTTTTCTTTGTTATATAGCGTCTATTAGATAGTTGGTTTTCTTTCATTTGTTGTAGATTTGACAAGAATGTTTCACCCTCCTTTCCGAGCTACGCTTGTCACTATCTTGAGCTATTCGCCTGCTGTTTCGTTCTATTAAAACAGAAAGGAATTTATTTCATTCAATCATGTTCTTTAACTTCTAAAAACGTGTTAAAATCACAGCTTCTACCATCCACCCTATGCTGGAATTAACTATCTGTTACTTTTATTTCGTGCTTCCATAATACAGAGATATACCATTTTTCCCTTTCCAATCAAGCAACTGTGAAACGGTGATAAATTGATAACCTGCTTGTTTTAATGTTTTTAACAGTTTTGGTAATGCATCTGCTGTTGTGGAGTGGATATCATGCAAAAGTACAATTGCTCCAGGAGTTATTTCATTTTGTACAATTTTTTGGATAGCCGATCCATTCCTATTCTTCCAATCTAGTGAATCAACAGACCAAAGTATAATAGATTGATTGTTTTCTTTTGCATACTTTATCACATTATCATTATAAATTCCATAAGGTGGGCGGATAAGACTCGGGCTAACACCAGTCACCTCTTTTATCTTTTCATTCGTATAATCCAGCTCCTTTTTTATGTTAACATCGCTCATTTTGGATAAATTAGGATGACTTTTAGTATGATTTCCAATTTCATGTCCTTCTTCTACCACCTTTCTTGCAAGGTCAGGGTAATAATCTACTTGATTTCCTAACATGAAAAAGGTTGCCTTTGCATCGTATTCTTTCAAAGTTTTCAAGATTTTTGGAGTTCCTTGTGGACTTGGCCCATCATCAAATGTCAATGCAACATATTTTCCATTCGTAAGCAATTTTCTATGCTCTTTTTGAATGATTTTTTTCTTTTCTACTTGTTGCTCTTTCGACATTCGTAAATAAGAATCCATATGATCCTGCAAAAAAACATATAATTTTTTAATTGGAATGTTGACTTCAACCGTTTCAGCAAATCCTTCTGTTATTGCATACTTATCCCAGTATAATGTTAAACCCTTTCGATCAATAGACCATTGCCAATCATCCGGTTCTTGCAGCGTTTCATATGTTTGCTTTTTATTCAGATATGGCTGCAATTCTTTATTCTCCTGCAATTCTTCCCAGATAATTTCTTTTATTTTGTCAAGATTTTTCTTATCAAGATGCAATACGTCATTAATGGTTAGAAATTGTTCTTTTTTTACATCAAAATTAAAAACTTTTACCATTTCCTGTTCATTTTTATCTCCATGAATAGCATATGTTCGAAAAACTAAACTATAAAAGTCATTCGTAATACGATTGGTTTCTAATTGAATGTTTAAATGAGCCACTCCTTGTGTTTTTTCATTTATGTTAATGGTTTTTAAAAATAATTCTTTTTGTCTTTTTATCCATTTATTAATAGAAGCGTTAATTTGTTTACTTTTTGTCTCTGGATTGCTAATTGAATAAGTATATGTATCTGTTTCTTTTGAAAAAGTTTTTAGCTGAATATCTGGGTATTTACTATTGCTTTCGTTCTCTTCAACTTTCTCAGCTTGTATATTATCTTTCTTATTTACTAGTTTATTAGGAGATGTTATTAATTTATTAATTCCTGAACTAAGTAGAAGAATTAATAAAACTAACAGAATCCATCCTGGTAGCTTAATACGTTTAATCACTTCAATTCTTCCTTCCCATAGTATTAGAAAAACTGTCGCCAAGTCTTTAGCAAAAGCTGTAGTTTTTCCTATACTATAAACCATAAAATTTTATACTTTCCTATATAATAAAAAAGTAGCGAACACTTTTTTATTATATACAAATACCCCTTATATTACAAATCCATTACAAATACATTGCATTTATTTCATCAATGTTTCAAAAAATGATTAATAGAACTAGCTTTCCACTTTGCATAAATGGTCGTCTTTAAATTTTTTCTCTCGTATATTATCAGTAATGAAGGAAGCAACGCTTTTAAAAAAACTGGGAACCTTATTATTACAGAAAGGGCAATCACTGTAATAACAAGGTTCCCAACCAACTTTTAATTCTTACTTTCTATTCTCGTAGAACATTTTCAAGTTCTAAGTATACGTGCAACGAGGAAATTGTACGCTAGCCTCGTTTTCTTTATTAGCTTGTTTATCCGTTCCTTGGAAAAAAACAATTTTCCCGCGGGAATATGGATCTCAAGGAAGCCGTGCTCATGTATTTACACTCATACACTCTAGCTACTCGAATTTTTGCCGCATCGAACTTCGATGCATAGGCTGTGTTAGTTCGGCGCCTGCAACCAAGGATGTTGCGAAATTAGCTGACCGCGATCCTTTTCCCCCTTTTGGAGCACATACTACTAGTTTTCGACCTCATAACTTTTTTAAAGCCTCTTCAATCGGTGTTGTACCTGATACGATTTGAAATTCTTTACCAATTGTCGAACTATCCTCTAAACAGCCAAAAATGACTCTAGCGACATCCTCTCGTGGAATCTCTCCTCGTTCGACTTCAGATGCAGCTTCTATACGTCCTGTTCCCGCTTCGTTCGTTAATACTCCGGGATGAACAATTGTATAGTTTAAATTTGTTCGTCTCAACCACTCATCAGCATAGTGCTTTGCTACCACATACGGGGCAAATGAGGAAGATGCTGCCTGTATTGCTTCACGTCTTGTATCAAATGAACTAACCATTACAAAACGGTCTACACCAGCCATTTTAGCTGCTTCAATTGTTTTAACAGCACCATCTAAATCAACCATAAGCGTCTTATCTTTTCCCGTATGTGAACCAGACCCTGCAGTAAATACAATGGCGTCAACTCCTTCTGCTGCTTTGGCAATATCCGCAATTTCTCCTTCTAAATCGACCACTGCATTCTCTGCACCTAACTTTTTAAAATAAGCTGCTTGCTCTGGTTTACGAATCATCGCTCTTGCCATATGGTTACCACTATCTTGAATCAGCTGAACGAGATGTTTTCCAATTTGTCCATTTGCTCCCACAACAAGAATTTTCAATATTTCCACCCTTTCACTTTTTTAATTTCTTAGTTACTTCCATCGTAAATAGATTGTATGCATATGTCTACTAATCTGACTACTTCAGGTTATTCAAATCAGAAGAAATTTTTCTAGCAAAATTAAAAATAGTTTGGTGAAAAAAGATGATTATTGTGGTTTCCTAGTTCAATTATTTATGGTGTATTTTTTAACAAGTTATGTATATTTTCTAATACAAGGTCGATTAGTTGTTAAATGAAACATTCCATTTTCTTAAATTGTTTTGGGAATTAAAATGGACATGCTTGATATCTTGATTGCATTTATGCCGTTATCTTGCATAATTGTATGATCTTTGCATATATTAGCAGCTATTAATATTCTCTAATCATTTATGTTAAATAAATGATCCTCCCATACTCTGTCTAATAACTAAAGCTCTTTTAATCATGTAAAAAAGCTACTACATTATCTTTCGCCCATTTTCAAGTTAATTGTCATTCTAATTATTCCTCTTCATCATCAGCTTTTTGAAATAAAACTTCTGGGATTAATTCAAAACCTTCAATGATTGTACTTTCTTCTACTTCAATCATAAGACTCAGTTTCCCATCAAATTGAACCTGCCGAACAAATCTTAGATCCTGTGGACTGATGGAAATATCCGCTACCTTTGTCTTTATTTTAATTGACTTGGAAGTAGGTTTTGGAACAATATTACTCGCTTTCAACTCATATTTTTCATCATCAATCACCGTCTTAAACGCATTTTCTACCTTTTCCGTATCGACATCTTTTACTCCACTGCTTTTTAATACCTTTTCTACATCTTTGTAGTCTAATTTTGGTACTTCTTCTTCATCTTCATTTTCTTCGATAACTTGATAGATTTCATCATACACATTTGAAAGTGTCGATGTATTGATACGTTCGCCGGCTACATTTTTTACGATTTCCTCAAAAACAATTTTATCCTCTTGCGCAGTCATTATTTCTTCCGCATTCAATACTTCTTCAATAAAATGATAATTTAACTCATTTGCTTTACCTGCTGAATAAAGAACGTGATTGACATCCGCAGCATTATCTGTGAAACAAGGGAAGAGAAATCCTGATATGGGAGCTTTCAGGTTGATAATTGGATCTACAACAATATTATATTTAAACTCCTTTTCTACATAATCAAACAACAGTTCTTTTTTTGGATCTTGCGTTTTATTCATACTACATAAAATAAAAGAATGAGAATAAACCGTATCTCGCTCACTTTCTTCCGTTTCTTCATTGCGGCGTTTCATTGGTTTCATATATTCTCCTCGAATAAAAGTTACAACAATATCCATTTCGTATTGCTTATCTTTCAGCATTTTTTCTACAAGCCGAAGCATATAGCTGTTCCATTCTTCCGTATCGTTACTTAATAGACCCTGATGTAAAATGAGCTGGCTATTATCTTCTACATCCCGCCTGAATTTTAATTCAAATAATTTCTCATCCAATTGCCCAGACAGTACCTTTTTAAAGTTAGCCATAAATAGTTCTTTCTGTTCATCTTCCAGCAATTCAAATGGTGTACTTTGATAGTGATATATATCACTCGATTCTTTCATGATATACACATTAGAAATTTCGTTTATTTTTAATAAGTCATTATTTAATTTTAATTGTTTACGAATATTTGCAATGTCTTTCTTATTCAAACTCGTTTCACTCCTATGCTAATTGTCATTGATTGCTATGAAATATGCATCTTCCATCTTATCATAAATGCTATTTGTTATTCCTGCATATGCTATTCATTTTATCCATCACTTAACATTTCCCTTGTAACTAAAAAATCTTACAAACATTAGTTTAACAACATTTGTAAGAAATTTAGATTTAATTATTAGTGACAACGATTGCCACTTTCATATGTATATTTTTGCTGCTTTTATTCTCTTTTTCCTGTTTTATCTTTCACAGC
Encoded proteins:
- a CDS encoding cytochrome ubiquinol oxidase subunit I, producing MDVVILSRLQFASTTIFHFIFVPLSIGLAFIIAIMETLYVVKGKEQYRKMAKFWGHFFLINFAVGVVTGILQEFQFGMNWSNYSRFVGDVFGAPLAVEALLAFFMESTFIGLWIFGWNRLSKKVHLLCIWLVSIGTIISAFWILVANSFMQYPVGFEINGGRAEMNDFFELITSGQVWVEFPHTVFGSFATGAFLITGISAWKLLKKQDTAFFKKSFHIALVIAIISGLGVAFTGHAQSQFLVKTQPMKMAAAEGLWEDSGDPAAWTLFANIDTDNKENSFEVNIPYILSYLSYSEFSGSVEGMKSIQAKYEELYGEGNYIPPVKTTFWSFRIMVFTGGIMILLGLYGAILAKRKKLEQSSKYLKVMMAAISLPFIGSTAGWIMTEIGRQPWVVFGFMQTQDAVSPNVTAGQVLFSLIAFSTIYLILAIVMAYLFIRVAKKGPVEKQKDVKLTTDPFGEKGYGSYVK
- the cydB gene encoding cytochrome d ubiquinol oxidase subunit II, giving the protein MVHMLNEVWFILIAVLFVGFLFLEGFDFGVGMAMRFVAKTPGERRVLINTIGPVWDGNEVWLITAGGAMFAAFPNWYATLFSGLYLPLVIMLLLLIGRGVAFEFRSKLKNQKWRNTWDWTIFISSLLNPFLWGVVFAAFLMGLPIDSEMNIYASISHYITPYTLIGGVAITLLCFLHGLYFITLKTTGDLQSRARELAKKIVVAVGISLIVFVIASYFHTDIFTVRGTILVPIYALVVVAVVLAGMFTRKQRDGWAFTMTGITIALTVISVFVGLFPRVMVSSIDSAFNLTIYNAASGPYSLKVMTIVAVTLIPFVLGYQIWSYYVFRKRISEEEHLEY
- the cydD gene encoding thiol reductant ABC exporter subunit CydD; this encodes MRNNLLAYKGIKLTLGIVIILTLLEATAIIFQAKWLGEWLYRLFNGQLVSQTWEIGILFLVAFLTRYLVVMIKEKVTYQFAEKTRVAKRKQLMAKLFELGPSYTNKEGTAKLVNLAMEGGTQLRTYLELIIPKMVAACLIPPMILIFVFFQDKISSVILFLTVPITIAFMILLGLAANKKMERQWQSYHLLSNHFVDSLRGLETLKYLGRSKEHGYTIDKVSNEYRKTTLGTLRIAFLSSFALDFFTMLSVASVAVGLGLRLIDGNILLDVALIVLILAPEFFLPIKEVGADYHATLNGQEAAKAMEAILAEPSPVKIPVAKGSITWSSDSTLKLSSVNYCHDKDSFNALTNVSFQVKGFEKIGIVGASGAGKSTLIDILGGFLTPDQGTFRIHNQILNSLNVDAWQNQITYIPQRPYIFNRSIADNIRFYQPEASDEEVKTAAKAAGLEELLHLFPLGLNQEIGNGGRSISGGQEQRVALARAFLGNRPILLLDEPTAHLDIETEYELKKTMSKLFTGKLVFFATHRLHWMEQMDQIIVLKDGVIVEAGTPQQLMVHKGEYYALVRSQLEGVQ
- the cydC gene encoding thiol reductant ABC exporter subunit CydC; this translates as MKTWLIPYVKLHYKGLLISILLGLLALASGAALMFTSGYLISKSALRPENILMVYIPVVAVRTFGIARAVLHYLSRLTSHDTILRVLSSMRSRLYRLLEPQAAFIQSRFQTGKILGVLSDDIDHLQDVFLRTILPSVTALGMYGVAILCLGWFDWVFAAMMAVYLFFIVIFIPIISLWFSRKKTKKIKNGRHAQYQMLTDGLLGIKDWMIAGKPTDFMKDDNNKDQMVANMEQSIRNQRSYRDFINQLIIGAMVISMVSWSSSMVHEGGMHVTLIAAFVLVTLSVSEAFLPVAGAVEQIPEYHESIARLDSINEDEKTDKEGLNHLFIPSTAEIKLSNVFFKYPGVDDWVLEQISMDIPQGRRIALLGKSGAGKSSIAQLICGSYSPTKGTVTINGSDATLFGDSLFEFVSILNQRPHLFNTTIANNLRLGNQQATDQEIIEVAKKVQLHDYIMSLPNGYNTQMEESGQIFSGGQQQRIALARILLKGSPVIILDEPTVGLDPKTESDLLKTIFSTLEDKTLIWITHHLAGIKHMDEVIFLENGKIELQGSHQELLNTSQRYRDLYYLDVPPSIRKMVHM
- a CDS encoding metallophosphoesterase, with the translated sequence MSNLQQMKENQLSNRRYITKKKLMITFAILFILSLCIKTFMDTNMFKVNKVQFHSGKIPEGSAISILQISDVHNKVFGDNNEKLMKTIEKLNADIIVITGDLVDRSTDNLKHMFSLIDKITSMHKHVFFVTGNHEWDNPKREELLAGLKERKVTVLNNKNSQLTVDGVTLNLVGIDDASTNHENVNEAFNGINDKRYTVLLSHTPDIIENDSEVSADLILSGHTHGGQVRLPFIGALVAPDQGFFPKFEKGTYKIDNSQYLYIDSGLGTSVAPIRFMNQSQISYIKISNPER
- a CDS encoding polysaccharide deacetylase family protein; the encoded protein is MIKRIKLPGWILLVLLILLLSSGINKLITSPNKLVNKKDNIQAEKVEENESNSKYPDIQLKTFSKETDTYTYSISNPETKSKQINASINKWIKRQKELFLKTININEKTQGVAHLNIQLETNRITNDFYSLVFRTYAIHGDKNEQEMVKVFNFDVKKEQFLTINDVLHLDKKNLDKIKEIIWEELQENKELQPYLNKKQTYETLQEPDDWQWSIDRKGLTLYWDKYAITEGFAETVEVNIPIKKLYVFLQDHMDSYLRMSKEQQVEKKKIIQKEHRKLLTNGKYVALTFDDGPSPQGTPKILKTLKEYDAKATFFMLGNQVDYYPDLARKVVEEGHEIGNHTKSHPNLSKMSDVNIKKELDYTNEKIKEVTGVSPSLIRPPYGIYNDNVIKYAKENNQSIILWSVDSLDWKNRNGSAIQKIVQNEITPGAIVLLHDIHSTTADALPKLLKTLKQAGYQFITVSQLLDWKGKNGISLYYGSTK
- a CDS encoding SDR family oxidoreductase, whose amino-acid sequence is MKILVVGANGQIGKHLVQLIQDSGNHMARAMIRKPEQAAYFKKLGAENAVVDLEGEIADIAKAAEGVDAIVFTAGSGSHTGKDKTLMVDLDGAVKTIEAAKMAGVDRFVMVSSFDTRREAIQAASSSFAPYVVAKHYADEWLRRTNLNYTIVHPGVLTNEAGTGRIEAASEVERGEIPREDVARVIFGCLEDSSTIGKEFQIVSGTTPIEEALKKL